A window of Rhinatrema bivittatum chromosome 2, aRhiBiv1.1, whole genome shotgun sequence contains these coding sequences:
- the SRD5A1 gene encoding 3-oxo-5-alpha-steroid 4-dehydrogenase 1 isoform X3: MLLPLQGEPQLLVWLSWLMVALGLLSFLLLRWVHIPYGRYSTRIFGPLLPARLAWFIQELPALVLPLYLLASQPAPRLMHATNCVLLAVFLCHYLHRTLIFPFLIRGGKPTPFIPFALAFLFCGYNGYLQCRYIMNYAEYPPDWTSDPRFIIGISGCLAGILINIHSDHLLRNLRAPGETGYKIPRGGTMKNLKTTRRQERSWFPIYIK, encoded by the exons ATGCTTCTGCCACTGCAGGGAGAGCCACAGCTGCTAGTGTGGCTCTCATGGCTGATGGTGGCCTTGGGATTGCTCTCTTTCCTATTACTGCGTTGGGTGCACATTCCTTACGGCCGCTACTCAACTCGCATCTTTGGGCCGCTACTGCCTGCTCGCCTGGCCTGGTTCATACAGGAGCTGCCAGCATTAGTGCTACCCCTCTACCTGCTGGCAAGTCAGCCTGCCCCACGCCTCATGCATGCCACTAACTGTGTGCTACTGGCAGTCTTCCTTTGCCACTATCTGCATAG GACGTTAATTTTCCCTTTCCTGATTCGTGGAGGAAAACCAACTCCCTTTATACCTTTTGCATTAGCATTTCTGTTCTGTGGTTATAATGGATATCTGCAGTGCAGGTACATAATGAATTATGCAGAATACCCCCCAGACTGGACAAGTGATCCCCGTTTCATCATAG GTATTTCAGGCTGCCTCGCAGGCATCCTGATTAACATCCACTCTGATCACCTACTAAGAAACTTAAGAGCTCCTGGAGAAACTGGCTACAAAATACCTAGGG GTGGTACCATGAAAAATTTGAAAACTACCCGAAGACAAGAAAGATCTTGGTTCCCTATCTATATTAAATAG
- the SRD5A1 gene encoding 3-oxo-5-alpha-steroid 4-dehydrogenase 1 isoform X1: MLLPLQGEPQLLVWLSWLMVALGLLSFLLLRWVHIPYGRYSTRIFGPLLPARLAWFIQELPALVLPLYLLASQPAPRLMHATNCVLLAVFLCHYLHRTLIFPFLIRGGKPTPFIPFALAFLFCGYNGYLQCRYIMNYAEYPPDWTSDPRFIIGISGCLAGILINIHSDHLLRNLRAPGETGYKIPRGGLFEYVSGANFFGEILEWTGFAIAGWSIQSAAFAILTFLVLISRAQQHHQWYHEKFENYPKTRKILVPYLY; the protein is encoded by the exons ATGCTTCTGCCACTGCAGGGAGAGCCACAGCTGCTAGTGTGGCTCTCATGGCTGATGGTGGCCTTGGGATTGCTCTCTTTCCTATTACTGCGTTGGGTGCACATTCCTTACGGCCGCTACTCAACTCGCATCTTTGGGCCGCTACTGCCTGCTCGCCTGGCCTGGTTCATACAGGAGCTGCCAGCATTAGTGCTACCCCTCTACCTGCTGGCAAGTCAGCCTGCCCCACGCCTCATGCATGCCACTAACTGTGTGCTACTGGCAGTCTTCCTTTGCCACTATCTGCATAG GACGTTAATTTTCCCTTTCCTGATTCGTGGAGGAAAACCAACTCCCTTTATACCTTTTGCATTAGCATTTCTGTTCTGTGGTTATAATGGATATCTGCAGTGCAGGTACATAATGAATTATGCAGAATACCCCCCAGACTGGACAAGTGATCCCCGTTTCATCATAG GTATTTCAGGCTGCCTCGCAGGCATCCTGATTAACATCCACTCTGATCACCTACTAAGAAACTTAAGAGCTCCTGGAGAAACTGGCTACAAAATACCTAGGG GAGGGCTGTTTGAATATGTATCTGGAGCCAATTTCTTTGGTGAGATCTTGGAGTGGACTGGATTTGCTATTGCTGGCTGGTCTATTCAAAGTGCAGCTTTTGCCATACTTACATTTCTTGTTTTGATTTCAAGGGCACAACAGCATCATCA GTGGTACCATGAAAAATTTGAAAACTACCCGAAGACAAGAAAGATCTTGGTTCCCTATCTATATTAA
- the SRD5A1 gene encoding 3-oxo-5-alpha-steroid 4-dehydrogenase 1 isoform X2, whose protein sequence is MLLPLQGEPQLLVWLSWLMVALGLLSFLLLRWVHIPYGRYSTRIFGPLLPARLAWFIQELPALVLPLYLLASQPAPRLMHATNCVLLAVFLCHYLHRTLIFPFLIRGGKPTPFIPFALAFLFCGYNGYLQCRYIMNYAEYPPDWTSDPRFIIGISGCLAGILINIHSDHLLRNLRAPGETGYKIPRGRQHALSFRLRSATEWTKSDLRKLEEWSKSHASGMQ, encoded by the exons ATGCTTCTGCCACTGCAGGGAGAGCCACAGCTGCTAGTGTGGCTCTCATGGCTGATGGTGGCCTTGGGATTGCTCTCTTTCCTATTACTGCGTTGGGTGCACATTCCTTACGGCCGCTACTCAACTCGCATCTTTGGGCCGCTACTGCCTGCTCGCCTGGCCTGGTTCATACAGGAGCTGCCAGCATTAGTGCTACCCCTCTACCTGCTGGCAAGTCAGCCTGCCCCACGCCTCATGCATGCCACTAACTGTGTGCTACTGGCAGTCTTCCTTTGCCACTATCTGCATAG GACGTTAATTTTCCCTTTCCTGATTCGTGGAGGAAAACCAACTCCCTTTATACCTTTTGCATTAGCATTTCTGTTCTGTGGTTATAATGGATATCTGCAGTGCAGGTACATAATGAATTATGCAGAATACCCCCCAGACTGGACAAGTGATCCCCGTTTCATCATAG GTATTTCAGGCTGCCTCGCAGGCATCCTGATTAACATCCACTCTGATCACCTACTAAGAAACTTAAGAGCTCCTGGAGAAACTGGCTACAAAATACCTAGGG GTAGACAGCATGCTCTGTCATTTagactaagatctgcaacagagtggacgaaaagtgatttaagaaaacttgaagaatggtcaaagagtcatgcatctgggatgcagtaa